In Magnolia sinica isolate HGM2019 chromosome 12, MsV1, whole genome shotgun sequence, a single genomic region encodes these proteins:
- the LOC131220752 gene encoding mediator of RNA polymerase II transcription subunit 19a isoform X3, with product MDPEGKKFGRGPRELTGAVDLINHYKLWAHHDFFCKRALPLAISDTHYLHNVVGDTEIRKGEGMELDQLFQNTSYVRETNAHIQPFDLDTLRQAFQLRETAPIDLPSAEKGVPTIGGKVKSESKDKERKHKKHKDRDKDKDKDKEHKKRKHRHKDRSKDKDKEKKKDKSGHHDAGADHTKKHHDKVVDLCVFLISEKEA from the exons ATGGATCCTGAAGGCAAAAAGTTTGGAAGAG GGCCAAGGGAGCTTACTGGTGCTGTTGATCTTATAAATCACTACAAGTTGTGGGCACACCATGATTTCTTTTGCAAGCGAGCACTACCTTTGGCGATTTCTGATACGCActatcttcacaatgtggtgggagACACTGAAATCAGGAAAGGTGAAGGGATGGAACTGGATCAGCTCTTTCAGAACACCTCGTACGTGAGAGAGACAAATGCACACATACAGCCCTTTGACCTGGACACTCTCAGACAAGCGTTCCAGCTGAGAGAGACAGCCCCCATTGATCTACCTTCT GCAGAAAAGGGGGTTCCAACCATTGGTGGGAAAGTGAAAAGCGAGTCCAAAGATAAGGAGAGGAAGCATAAGAAGCACAAGGACAGGGATAAGGACAAGGACAAGGACAAGGAGCACAAGAAGCGCAAACATCGTCACAAGGATCGGAGTAAAGATAAAgataaggagaagaagaaggacaaGAGCGGGCACCACGATGCTGGTGCTGATCACACAAAGAAGCATCATGACAAG GTGGTTGATTTGTGTGTTTTCCTTATTTCAGAAAAGGAAGCATGA
- the LOC131220752 gene encoding mediator of RNA polymerase II transcription subunit 19a isoform X1, translating to MDPEGKKFGRGPRELTGAVDLINHYKLWAHHDFFCKRALPLAISDTHYLHNVVGDTEIRKGEGMELDQLFQNTSYVRETNAHIQPFDLDTLRQAFQLRETAPIDLPSAEKGVPTIGGKVKSESKDKERKHKKHKDRDKDKDKDKEHKKRKHRHKDRSKDKDKEKKKDKSGHHDAGADHTKKHHDKKRKHDGSEELSDVHKHKKSKHKSSKVDEMGAIKVAG from the exons ATGGATCCTGAAGGCAAAAAGTTTGGAAGAG GGCCAAGGGAGCTTACTGGTGCTGTTGATCTTATAAATCACTACAAGTTGTGGGCACACCATGATTTCTTTTGCAAGCGAGCACTACCTTTGGCGATTTCTGATACGCActatcttcacaatgtggtgggagACACTGAAATCAGGAAAGGTGAAGGGATGGAACTGGATCAGCTCTTTCAGAACACCTCGTACGTGAGAGAGACAAATGCACACATACAGCCCTTTGACCTGGACACTCTCAGACAAGCGTTCCAGCTGAGAGAGACAGCCCCCATTGATCTACCTTCT GCAGAAAAGGGGGTTCCAACCATTGGTGGGAAAGTGAAAAGCGAGTCCAAAGATAAGGAGAGGAAGCATAAGAAGCACAAGGACAGGGATAAGGACAAGGACAAGGACAAGGAGCACAAGAAGCGCAAACATCGTCACAAGGATCGGAGTAAAGATAAAgataaggagaagaagaaggacaaGAGCGGGCACCACGATGCTGGTGCTGATCACACAAAGAAGCATCATGACAAG AAAAGGAAGCATGATGGGAGTGAAGAGCTTTCTGATGTTCATAAGCACAAGAAAAGTAAG CATAAGAGCTCTAAGGTGGATGAAATGGGAGCGATAAAGGTTGCTGGCTGA
- the LOC131220752 gene encoding mediator of RNA polymerase II transcription subunit 19a isoform X2, producing MDPEGKKFGRGPRELTGAVDLINHYKLWAHHDFFCKRALPLAISDTHYLHNVVGDTEIRKGEGMELDQLFQNTSYVRETNAHIQPFDLDTLRQAFQLRETAPIDLPSAEKGVPTIGGKVKSESKDKERKHKKHKDRDKDKDKDKEHKKRKHRHKDRSKDKDKEKKKDKSGHHDAGADHTKKHHDKKRKHDGSEELSDVHKHKKT from the exons ATGGATCCTGAAGGCAAAAAGTTTGGAAGAG GGCCAAGGGAGCTTACTGGTGCTGTTGATCTTATAAATCACTACAAGTTGTGGGCACACCATGATTTCTTTTGCAAGCGAGCACTACCTTTGGCGATTTCTGATACGCActatcttcacaatgtggtgggagACACTGAAATCAGGAAAGGTGAAGGGATGGAACTGGATCAGCTCTTTCAGAACACCTCGTACGTGAGAGAGACAAATGCACACATACAGCCCTTTGACCTGGACACTCTCAGACAAGCGTTCCAGCTGAGAGAGACAGCCCCCATTGATCTACCTTCT GCAGAAAAGGGGGTTCCAACCATTGGTGGGAAAGTGAAAAGCGAGTCCAAAGATAAGGAGAGGAAGCATAAGAAGCACAAGGACAGGGATAAGGACAAGGACAAGGACAAGGAGCACAAGAAGCGCAAACATCGTCACAAGGATCGGAGTAAAGATAAAgataaggagaagaagaaggacaaGAGCGGGCACCACGATGCTGGTGCTGATCACACAAAGAAGCATCATGACAAG AAAAGGAAGCATGATGGGAGTGAAGAGCTTTCTGATGTTCATAAGCACAAGAAAA CATAA